The stretch of DNA CCGCCGCTTCCGCGAGGTCAGTTGTTCTGCTTGCGGCGGTACAGCGCGAAGCCGAGACCCGCCGCGCCGAGCGCCGCCATGCCGCCACCCGCGGCCATCAGCGGGGCGCTCTCGCCGGCCGGGGACATGCCATCGGCGCCGGCCTTGACGCCGCCCTTGGGGACGACTGTGGTGGAACCGGAGCCGCTCTTGTGCTGGGGCTGGGGCTGCGGCTTCGGCTTCTCGGTGGGGCTGGTCTTGCCCTCGACCCAGGACTTGATGGTGCCGTCGGGGTTGAGGACCACGTACAGGCCGTTGTTCTGGCCGGTCGCGGACTTGCCGTTGGCGTCGAGGGTGTCGAGCTTGACGCCCTTGGCGTAGATGTCGGCCTGGAAGTGGTTCTGACCGAGCTTGTAGATCTTGGCTATGGAGCCGTCGGCCAGCTTGGCGGTGCGGACGTAGACCCGCTTGCCGTCGGGCTTCGGCGGGGTCGGCTTGGTGCCCGTCCTGGTGATGGTGCCGTCGGCGGTGAGCTTGAAGGTGCAGCCGTCGATCTTGGTGCTCGCCGGGTCGATGTACGCCTCCAGGGAGCCCTTCGCCTTCCCGTTGAGGGAGATGGCCGCCTTGGCGCTGCGCGCGGAAGCGTTCACGTCGACCTTCGCGGACCAGCCCTTGCCGAGGTCGGTGGTGCCCTTGGAGACCCAGCCGCCGGGGACGGGCTTGTCCTTGTCCTTGTTTTTGTCCTTGTTCACGAGCTTGGCGGTGACCGTGCCGTCGGGCGTCAGCGTGAAGGTGTTGCCGTCGATGGTGGTGCTCGCGGACTTGTCGTACGCGGTGAGGGAGCCCTTGGCGGCGCCGTCGAGGGAGATGGCGGCCTTGGCGGTGCGGGCGGACACGTTCACGTCGACCTTCGCGGACCAGCCCTTGCCGAGGTCGGTGGTGCCCTTCGACTCCCAGCTGCCGGGCTTCGGCGTCTCGTCGTCCGTCTGCTTGTCCTGGTCCTTGGACTTGTCCTGATCACTCTGGTCCTGACCGTCCTGACCGTCCTGGTCACCCGGGGCGACCTGACCCTGCGGGTTCGACGGGGCGTCGGCGGCGAAGGCCGCCGTTGTCGGGACGGCGAGAGCGGCGATGGCTCCGGTGGCGATGGCGGCGGTGCGGAAGGTACGGCGGGTGGCGCGCATAGCGGATCCCTTGTGACTGTGACTGTGACTGGTCGGTCGGTCGAACTGTCCGTCTTTGTGCCTCTTTGCGGCGGCGACAGACATGAAGCTACGGGCGCTGTGTGTGCGTCATCCGTAGAGAACGTAACAATCAGCCGCATACGGTGATCCAGTGCCGTAAAACAGGCAAAAGCGCAGGTCAGGGCGGGCCTGGCCAAAGGTCACCAGATGTCAGGGACCTAGGTCACGAGGATCCCCGAGGCGCCCGGGTCACGCCGCCTTCGCCCGCCCCGCGAGCCACTCCCCGTAAGCGGGCGCCTGGCGCGCCGCCTCCCAGTACGAGGCCTCCAGATCCCCGTACACCGCGTCGAGCTCCCCCTCCGTACGGGCCGCCACGAGCAGCCGCACGCCGAGCGGGTCGCCGTGCAGCGGCCGGACCGCCATGTCGGGTCTCGCGTGCGAGGTCGGCTGGCAGACCGTGACGACCTCGCCGGTGGCGACGAGCGAGGCCGCGGTGAGGTAATCGCCGTGCAGGACACGGGGGTTGAGCCCGGCCGCGCGAAGGACCCGGAGCAGTCCGTCCCACTCGCCGTCCACCGTCGGGTCCACCATCCACCGGTCGGCGGCGAGGTCGGTGAGGCGCACGACGGGCTTCGCCGCCGCCGGGTGGTCGGCCGCGAGGAAGACGAACTGCGGCTCACGCTCGACCAGTACGCGCCGCCGCAGCCCCTCCGGCATCCGCAGCGGACTCCCCTCCACCTCGTGCACGAAGGCCACGTCGAGCTGCCCGCCCGCGACCATGCGAAGGAGCGCGTTCGCGGAGACGTCCATCTGGAGCGACGTCTCGGTGGCGGGCAGGCGCAGCCGCAGCCGACGCAGCCAGCCCGGTATGGCGCGGCTCGCCGTGGAGCCGATGCGCAGCTGCGGGCCCTCGGAGGCGCGGGCGGCGGCCGCCTTGGTCTCGCTGATCAGCGCGCGCATCTCGCTGACGAGGGGCCGGGCGCGGCTGAGGGCGACGCGGCCGAGCGGGGTCGGGCGGCAGCCGGTGCGTTCGCGGGCGAAGAGCTGGCCGCCGATCTCCAGCTCGATGCGGCGCAGCTGCGTCGTCAACGAGGGCTGGCTCATGCCGAGTTGACGCGCCGCCTTGTGCAGGCTGCCGGTGTCGGCGATGGCGCACAGCGCGCGGAGGTGCCTCACCTCGAGCTCCATGGCTGTGAGCGTAGAGCGGTGGGCGGCGCCGCACCAGACTCACAAACCCCACGGGAACCGCCTGAGTTGGGCACGGACGGAGTCCGCAGGAAGACCCGCCGATGGGCAGGCGATAGCTCGGCACTATCGCCACTTGCCATCATCCCCGGACGCACCCGGCTCCCCGACACTCCCGGTACCGAACCGTTCACCTTTCACCGAACGAGTAGGGAGCCCCCCACACATGAACAAGCGTTACCTGTCCCTTGCCGCCGCCTTCGGCCTCGCGGCCGCCGGCCTCGGCACGGCATCGGCGACGGCCGCGACCCCCACCGCGCCGGTTGCCCCCCAGTCGGTCACCTCCGGGTACGTGAACTACAACGGCTCCGGTGAGGAAGCCGCGGCCAACAAGGCGTTCTTCGAGGCCGTCCTGAAGTCGGTCGCCGAGAAGCGCGCGGCCAACCCCGGCGCGAAACAGGTCACCGTGGTGTACGACGCCTCCGGTGCGCCCAAGTTCGCGCAGCAGATAGCCAGCAGTACCTCCATCTGGAACAGCGCGGTGTCCAATGTGAAGCTCCAGGAGGGGAGTGGCGGTGCGAGCTTCGAGTACCGCGAGGGGAATGACCCGCGTGGTTCGTACGCGAGCACGGACGGCCACGGCAACGGGTACATCTTCCTGGACTACGCGCAGAACCAGCAGTACGACTCGACCCGTGTGACCGCGCACGAGACGGGTCACGTCCTCGGCCTCCCGGACCACTACGAAGGCCCGTGCAGTGAGCTGATGTCCGGAGGCGGGCCGGGCACTTCGTGCACCAACGCGCAGCCGGACGCGAACGAGCGGGCCAAGGTCGACCAGTTGTGGGCCAACGGTCTGGCGAAGGCGCTGGACAAGCTGGACAGAATGGAGAAGACCGGCTGAGGCTTCGCCGAGCCGGTTGTCGAAGTCGAACGCCGGGCGGGCCGATTTTCCGGCCCGCCCGGCGTTCGGTCATTGTCCGGTCGTGCGCTGTTCGGTCACTCGCTCTCATTCACGCGTGTAGTAGCGGTAGAACGACACCGCGAACACACCGCTCGCGATCGCGAGCGCCATGATGGTGGAGCGCAGAACGCTGGGTCCGGGCATGCCCTGGCTGTAGACGAAGCCGAACGCGATCCCGGCGAAGCTCGCCCACGCCGTCGCGCGCAGCTCGCGCGGCAGCCGGGGCGCGGCCCTGAAGACGGCCATGAAGAGCGCGGCGAAGACGACGCCGGAGACGATGCCGAGCCAAGCGTTGCCGTCCGCGAGCGAGCCCGCGTGGCGCTGGGCGACCAGGATGCCGAAGACGAGGCCGAGGATGACGGCCGCCGCTCCGGCCCTGCTCGTCGCGGAGCCGGGGAACACACGGGGTGCTGGTGAAGTGGGTGCCACCTGAGCCATGACGTTTCCTCCAGACAGGGTCGCCCCTGGGGCGGTGGTTCACACCCGCCCCACCATCCAGGGCACACCCGCCCGCGCCGACCGGCAACTCGGCGGCTTCAGTGGTAGCGGTTGTAGCCGCCCTGGCACGTGTCCCAGCACGGCTTGTACTCCTTGCACGGGTCCGAGGTCGCGCAGCTGGGCACGTGCTGCCCGCCGGTGTCGACGTACGCGGCGCTGGCCCAGCCCTGCACCCCGCCCAGCCAGTACCAGTACGCATTGCCCCAGACGTTCGTACCGCGTGTCTGGCACTCGACGCGGTCCTGGCTGTCCGCCGGCAGCTTCGCGACGATCGAGGCGCTGGTGGACGGCGCGTCCCGGATCTTCAGGTCGACGGGCGCGACGATCGTCCCCCAGACCACATCGTGGTTGTGCGTGGGTGACGCGGTGGCGGATGCTGGTGAAGCACCTCCGAGGGACAGTGCGCCCGCGGTCAGGAGCGCGGTGACGAGAGCTCCCAGGGCGGCCGGAGTGGTCCTCAGGGCCGGAGTGGTCCGCATGATCGACCTCCTCTTCCCCCCGCCCCCCAACCTCTTCTCCCCCCTCCAGCAAACACCCGTTCGGACTAAGGCTCCACCGGACGATGAGTTTGCGCCGCGGGGACGGTCTGCCCTCGTAACGGACGACCACTGACGTGGAGAGGGCGTACGACATGAACAGCGTGGCCATCGAGACCGCGGGCCTGGTGAAGACCTTCGGTGACAACCGCGCCGTCGACGGCGTGGACCTCACCATCCCGGCCGGCACGGTCTACGGCCTGCTCGGCCCGAACGGCGCGGGCAAGACCACCACCGTGAAGATGCTCGCCACCCTGCTGCGCCCTGACGGCGGCGACGCCCACGTCTTCGGCCACGACGTCGTGCGCGAAGCCGACGCGGTGCGCAGCAGGGTCAGCCTCACCGGGCAGTACGCGTCGGTCGACGAGGACCTGACGGGCACCGAGAACCTGGTGCTCCTCGCCCGCCTGACCGGGCACGGCAAGAAGGCGGCGTACAGCAGGGCGGCGCAGCTCCTTGAGGCCTTCGGCCTGAGCGACGCCGCCGCCCGCCAGGTGAAGAACTACTCCGGCGGCATGCGCCGCCGCATCGACATCGCGGCGTCCATCCTCAACACCCCCGACCTGCTCTTCCTCGACGAGCCGACGACGGGCCTCGACCCGCGCAGCCGCAACCAGGTCTGGGACATCGTCAGGGCGGTCGTCGCGCACGGCACGACGGTCCTGCTGACCACGCAGTATCTGGACGAGGCCGACCACCTCGCGTCCCGCATCGCCGTCATCGACAACGGCAAGGTCATCGCCGAGGGCACCAAGGGCGAGCTGAAGGCGTCGGTCGGCGCGGGCTCGGTGCACGTCAGGCTCCGGGACGCGGACCAGCGCGAGGACGCCGCGCGGGCGCTGCGGATCGCGCTCGACGCGGAGGTCCAGCTGGAGCCCGACCCGGTCGCCCTCACCGCCCGCGTCGGCAACGGCGAGCGCAACGGCCGGGGAGCCGCCGAGAAGGCGTCCCGCGCCCTGGCCGAACTGGCCCGCGCCGGGATCACCGTCGACAACTTCTCCCTCGGCCAGCCGAGCCTGGACGAGGTGTTCCTGGCCCTCACCGGCAACCCCCATCACGCGACGGACATGGCGGAGAAAGAGAAAGAGGCAAAGGCATGAGCACCGCGACCACCACATCCGAGGCCCAGGACCTGGCGCCCGTCAGTACCGAGTCCCTCGCCGAACTGCTCGTCGCCGGTGACCGGCCGCCGCGTCCCAGCGCGCTCTCCGCGTCCCTGACGTTCGGCTGGCGGGCCATGCTCAAGATCAAGCATGTGCCGGAGCAGCTCTTCGACGTGACGGCGTTCCCGATCATGATGGTGCTGATGTACACGTACCTCTTCGGGGGCGCGCTCGCCGGATCTCCGAGCGAGTACATCCAGTACCTGCTGCCCGGCATCCTCGTGATGTCCGTCGTCATGATCACGATGTATACGGGCGTCTCGGTGAACATCGACATCGAGA from Streptomyces sp. BA2 encodes:
- a CDS encoding ATP-binding cassette domain-containing protein, which produces MNSVAIETAGLVKTFGDNRAVDGVDLTIPAGTVYGLLGPNGAGKTTTVKMLATLLRPDGGDAHVFGHDVVREADAVRSRVSLTGQYASVDEDLTGTENLVLLARLTGHGKKAAYSRAAQLLEAFGLSDAAARQVKNYSGGMRRRIDIAASILNTPDLLFLDEPTTGLDPRSRNQVWDIVRAVVAHGTTVLLTTQYLDEADHLASRIAVIDNGKVIAEGTKGELKASVGAGSVHVRLRDADQREDAARALRIALDAEVQLEPDPVALTARVGNGERNGRGAAEKASRALAELARAGITVDNFSLGQPSLDEVFLALTGNPHHATDMAEKEKEAKA
- a CDS encoding SH3 domain-containing protein, which gives rise to MRTTPALRTTPAALGALVTALLTAGALSLGGASPASATASPTHNHDVVWGTIVAPVDLKIRDAPSTSASIVAKLPADSQDRVECQTRGTNVWGNAYWYWLGGVQGWASAAYVDTGGQHVPSCATSDPCKEYKPCWDTCQGGYNRYH
- the snpA gene encoding snapalysin, with the translated sequence MNKRYLSLAAAFGLAAAGLGTASATAATPTAPVAPQSVTSGYVNYNGSGEEAAANKAFFEAVLKSVAEKRAANPGAKQVTVVYDASGAPKFAQQIASSTSIWNSAVSNVKLQEGSGGASFEYREGNDPRGSYASTDGHGNGYIFLDYAQNQQYDSTRVTAHETGHVLGLPDHYEGPCSELMSGGGPGTSCTNAQPDANERAKVDQLWANGLAKALDKLDRMEKTG
- a CDS encoding LysR family transcriptional regulator translates to MELEVRHLRALCAIADTGSLHKAARQLGMSQPSLTTQLRRIELEIGGQLFARERTGCRPTPLGRVALSRARPLVSEMRALISETKAAAARASEGPQLRIGSTASRAIPGWLRRLRLRLPATETSLQMDVSANALLRMVAGGQLDVAFVHEVEGSPLRMPEGLRRRVLVEREPQFVFLAADHPAAAKPVVRLTDLAADRWMVDPTVDGEWDGLLRVLRAAGLNPRVLHGDYLTAASLVATGEVVTVCQPTSHARPDMAVRPLHGDPLGVRLLVAARTEGELDAVYGDLEASYWEAARQAPAYGEWLAGRAKAA